Proteins from a genomic interval of Deltaproteobacteria bacterium:
- a CDS encoding BolA family transcriptional regulator — translation MTSPDEIRRRIEAALPGAQVQVEDTTGAGDHFEVRVRTAAFAGKTLIEQHQMIYGVLGTLMPEIHALALRTAAA, via the coding sequence ATGACGAGCCCCGACGAGATCCGCCGTCGCATCGAGGCGGCGCTGCCCGGTGCCCAGGTCCAGGTCGAGGACACGACCGGCGCCGGCGACCACTTCGAGGTGCGGGTGCGGACCGCGGCCTTCGCCGGCAAGACGCTCATCGAGCAGCACCAGATGATCTACGGGGTCCTCGGCACCCTCATGCCGGAGATTCACGCGCTGGCGCTGCGCACGGCCGCGGCGTAG
- a CDS encoding DNA-binding protein, producing the protein MADARAIVDGLFVTDADGPRLLTARCPACGKPHFPAGPVCPYCAADGCLEMRVGPEARLCLYTAVQTRPPGYRGEMPYGFGVVELAGGLRVIARLTEARPERLRPGLSMRLVVEPLFTDDEGRLVLSYAFRPEGR; encoded by the coding sequence ATGGCGGATGCGCGCGCCATCGTCGACGGCCTGTTCGTAACCGACGCGGACGGGCCGCGCCTCCTTACCGCGCGCTGCCCCGCGTGCGGTAAGCCGCACTTCCCGGCGGGGCCGGTGTGTCCATACTGCGCCGCCGACGGCTGCCTCGAGATGCGCGTCGGACCCGAGGCCCGGCTCTGCCTCTACACCGCGGTGCAGACGCGGCCACCCGGCTACCGGGGCGAGATGCCCTACGGCTTCGGGGTCGTCGAACTCGCGGGCGGCCTGCGCGTGATCGCGCGCCTCACCGAGGCACGGCCCGAGCGGCTGCGGCCGGGCCTGTCGATGCGTCTGGTCGTCGAGCCGCTCTTCACCGACGACGAGGGACGGCTCGTCCTCTCCTACGCTTTCCGTCCGGAGGGGCGGTGA
- a CDS encoding thiolase family protein, translating to MRPVYISGVGIHSFGRFPEKSVTALGAQAVRTALADAGLRRGDFQAAFCGTVYSGVAAGHKVLTALGLCGVPIVNVEAGCASGGAALALGAAQVASGRHDCVLVFGLEKMPRGIIRSSFFEPWREEAGLAATPAYFALRAQRLMVESDVRLEDLARVSATNHRHGVANPHAMYRRALSVEEILASPVVCEPLRLLMLCAPNEGAAAVVLSARPTPVRVAAAALRSHHAGSVLGEHTPLSGLAEDGVPTPTEMAAADAWAEAGLGPADLDVVELQDTDAARAILAAEELGLCAKHGGGRWVRDGGGEMTSRLPVNPSGGLLSKGEPLGASALGQIVELTWQLRGAAGPRQVPGAHVALAHTVGRGANACVVILAR from the coding sequence GTGAGGCCGGTCTACATCTCCGGCGTGGGCATCCACTCCTTCGGGCGCTTCCCGGAGAAGAGCGTCACCGCGCTCGGCGCCCAGGCGGTGCGCACGGCGCTGGCCGACGCCGGCTTGAGGCGCGGCGATTTCCAAGCGGCGTTTTGCGGGACGGTCTACAGCGGCGTCGCCGCCGGGCACAAGGTGCTGACGGCGCTCGGCCTCTGCGGCGTGCCGATCGTGAACGTCGAGGCGGGCTGCGCGAGCGGCGGCGCGGCGCTCGCCCTCGGCGCGGCGCAGGTGGCGAGCGGGCGCCACGACTGCGTGCTCGTCTTCGGGCTCGAGAAGATGCCGCGCGGCATCATCCGCTCGAGCTTCTTCGAGCCGTGGCGCGAGGAGGCGGGGCTCGCCGCCACGCCCGCCTACTTCGCCCTCCGCGCCCAGCGCCTGATGGTCGAGAGCGACGTCCGGCTCGAGGACCTGGCGCGCGTGTCGGCCACGAACCACCGCCACGGGGTCGCGAACCCGCACGCGATGTACCGAAGAGCGCTCTCGGTGGAGGAGATCCTGGCCTCCCCGGTCGTATGCGAGCCGCTCCGGCTCCTCATGCTGTGCGCGCCCAACGAGGGCGCCGCGGCCGTCGTGCTCTCGGCGCGGCCCACACCCGTGCGCGTGGCCGCCGCGGCGCTCCGCTCGCACCACGCCGGCTCGGTGCTGGGCGAGCACACGCCGCTCTCCGGCCTGGCCGAGGACGGGGTCCCGACACCCACCGAGATGGCGGCCGCCGACGCCTGGGCCGAGGCCGGCCTCGGCCCCGCGGACCTCGACGTGGTCGAGCTGCAGGACACGGACGCCGCGCGCGCGATCCTCGCCGCCGAGGAGCTCGGCCTGTGCGCGAAGCACGGCGGCGGGCGCTGGGTGCGCGACGGCGGCGGCGAGATGACCTCGCGGCTGCCGGTCAACCCTTCGGGCGGTCTCCTCTCGAAGGGCGAGCCGCTCGGCGCCTCGGCACTCGGCCAGATCGTCGAGCTCACCTGGCAGCTGCGCGGCGCGGCGGGGCCGCGCCAGGTGCCCGGCGCGCACGTCGCGCTCGCGCACACGGTGGGCCGCGGCGCCAACGCCTGCGTCGTCATCCTGGCACGCTGA
- a CDS encoding nitroreductase has protein sequence MAGPLDFFTVVDTQRALRRFRSDPVPDAAIRRVIAAATRAPSARGAEPWFFVVVRDERARAAIGERYRAAWEAAEQFTAAADADRDVRDRPHYARMMRGVRDLALNFAAAPVLIVCCLDHRQLGPLAGPDCSLRSPLAAYASIFPAVQNVLLAARALGLGATLTTLHRTFEPALKAVLDIPAGVEAVALVPLGYPVDRFGATRRKPVEEVAFLDRWGKPFRG, from the coding sequence ATGGCCGGGCCGCTCGACTTCTTCACCGTCGTCGACACGCAGCGGGCGCTACGCCGCTTCCGCTCCGATCCGGTGCCGGACGCCGCCATCCGCCGTGTGATCGCGGCCGCCACGCGCGCGCCCTCGGCGCGCGGCGCGGAGCCCTGGTTCTTCGTCGTGGTGCGCGACGAGCGGGCCCGCGCCGCGATCGGCGAGCGCTATCGCGCCGCCTGGGAGGCGGCCGAGCAGTTCACCGCTGCGGCCGACGCTGACCGCGATGTGCGCGACCGTCCGCACTACGCGCGCATGATGCGCGGGGTGCGCGACCTCGCGCTCAACTTCGCCGCGGCCCCCGTCCTGATCGTCTGCTGCCTCGACCACCGCCAGCTCGGTCCGCTCGCCGGCCCGGACTGCTCGCTCCGCTCGCCGCTTGCCGCCTACGCCTCGATCTTCCCGGCGGTACAGAATGTCCTCCTCGCCGCACGGGCGCTCGGCCTGGGCGCGACGCTCACCACGCTCCACCGCACCTTCGAGCCCGCGCTCAAGGCGGTCCTCGACATTCCGGCGGGGGTCGAGGCAGTGGCCCTCGTCCCGCTCGGCTATCCGGTCGATCGCTTCGGCGCGACGCGGCGGAAGCCGGTCGAGGAGGTGGCGTTCCTCGATCGCTGGGGGAAGCCGTTCCGCGGCTGA
- the grxD gene encoding Grx4 family monothiol glutaredoxin, with protein MADVLDDIAREVKGNNIVVYMKGTPSFPMCGFSAATVAVLREIGVPFKAIDVLAEPEKREGIKRFSSWPTIPQVYAGGKFVGGCDIVREMHARGELAPLLRRAVEG; from the coding sequence ATGGCCGACGTACTGGACGACATCGCGCGCGAGGTGAAGGGGAACAACATCGTCGTCTACATGAAGGGGACGCCGAGCTTTCCGATGTGCGGCTTCTCGGCCGCGACGGTGGCGGTGCTCAGGGAGATCGGCGTGCCCTTCAAGGCGATCGACGTGCTCGCCGAGCCGGAGAAGCGCGAGGGGATCAAGCGCTTCTCCAGCTGGCCGACCATCCCCCAGGTGTACGCGGGCGGGAAGTTCGTCGGCGGGTGCGACATCGTGCGTGAGATGCATGCGCGCGGGGAGCTCGCGCCGCTGCTGCGCAGGGCGGTCGAGGGCTGA
- a CDS encoding YdcF family protein produces MRAALGVAVALAAVAVAAILAAGRVLVVADPLPPRADAIVVLAGSVPDRALEAADLYGTGRAPRVVVTRERLPRGQAALRARGVRLPEEDELTVTALRQLGVPPTAILLLRRRAVSTESEARTIARWACRQGVRRLVVVTSRAHTRRARLILRQALGKGIELAMRPSRSDAFTAARWWRVRRDAKLVLSEYEKLANYWLTQSWRIAPCGGIRRRD; encoded by the coding sequence ATGCGGGCCGCGCTCGGCGTCGCCGTCGCGCTCGCGGCCGTGGCGGTCGCCGCGATCCTCGCCGCCGGGCGCGTGCTGGTGGTGGCCGACCCGCTCCCGCCCCGCGCCGATGCGATCGTCGTCCTCGCCGGGTCCGTCCCCGACCGGGCCCTCGAGGCGGCCGACCTCTACGGCACCGGGCGCGCGCCGCGCGTGGTCGTGACGCGCGAGCGCCTGCCACGCGGCCAGGCGGCGCTGCGCGCCCGCGGCGTGCGCCTGCCCGAGGAGGACGAGCTCACGGTGACGGCGCTGCGCCAGCTCGGCGTCCCGCCGACCGCCATCCTCCTGCTGCGCCGACGCGCCGTCAGCACCGAGAGCGAGGCGCGCACCATCGCGCGCTGGGCGTGCCGCCAGGGGGTCCGGCGCCTCGTCGTCGTCACCTCCCGCGCGCACACGCGCCGCGCCCGGCTGATCCTCCGCCAGGCCCTCGGCAAGGGCATCGAGCTCGCGATGCGCCCGTCGCGCTCCGATGCCTTCACCGCCGCCCGCTGGTGGCGCGTCCGCCGCGACGCCAAGCTCGTCTTGAGCGAGTACGAGAAGCTCGCCAACTACTGGCTCACCCAGAGCTGGCGGATCGCGCCCTGCGGCGGGATCAGGCGGCGCGACTGA
- a CDS encoding HU family DNA-binding protein gives MTKAQLVAKLAEGTGASRKQVDEILASIIDTVVKTVKKGESVKIPGLGIFRLRKMKARMGRNPQTGEPIKIPARKKVGFSVAKTFKDTVLGNSSKK, from the coding sequence ATGACGAAGGCACAATTGGTGGCGAAACTCGCCGAAGGGACCGGCGCCAGCCGCAAGCAGGTCGACGAGATCCTCGCGTCCATCATCGATACCGTGGTCAAGACCGTGAAGAAGGGCGAATCGGTCAAGATCCCGGGCCTCGGCATCTTCCGCCTGCGCAAGATGAAGGCGCGCATGGGGCGCAACCCGCAAACCGGCGAGCCCATCAAGATTCCCGCGCGCAAGAAGGTTGGCTTCTCGGTCGCGAAGACCTTCAAGGACACGGTGCTCGGCAACAGCAGCAAGAAGTAA